In one Natronosalvus amylolyticus genomic region, the following are encoded:
- the nrfD gene encoding NrfD/PsrC family molybdoenzyme membrane anchor subunit has translation MATKTDDVLDPMRTIGTKFLALVAVLGIAALITVEAIIHQLRHGLAVTDLASWGTQEGVTWGLYIGTFEWFAGMAVGSIAVVGYVRYRELTRYDVIARIGELWGLISGLSAAYLIVIDLGRPDRVLNILTAWFVTVQYSPLAWDVTFVTALLVMTSTMLILSLRRDFSEMDRDSLPVYTALIGEVLTAGYRPAEREKLDSMLRWLGLALLILAFTGGMVPGWLLGVVGAQAGWYGGIAGVSFLAGGLLSGVAVIALIAGVMRYVYDWETVLPTDVLIGLGKALTLFGFVYLVILFNELLPSIFPMAPLAESRVGEAMLYGHFAADFWLAMAAIAIPVVALAVFRERMLISGTGLAVASVIMLWGVFVKKQLTVIEPLMYPSGLPYEVGSYVPTLVEWVITIGAILIAILLFVIATKILPMGGPTGGQQSTTEVNEQ, from the coding sequence ATGGCAACAAAAACAGATGACGTTCTCGACCCAATGCGGACGATTGGCACGAAGTTCCTCGCGCTGGTCGCCGTGCTCGGTATCGCCGCACTGATAACGGTTGAAGCGATCATCCACCAGTTGCGACACGGGCTTGCCGTCACGGACCTGGCCAGCTGGGGCACCCAGGAGGGTGTCACCTGGGGACTGTACATCGGTACCTTCGAGTGGTTTGCCGGGATGGCCGTCGGCTCGATTGCGGTCGTCGGGTACGTCCGGTACCGCGAGCTGACCCGCTACGACGTCATAGCGCGAATCGGCGAGCTGTGGGGGCTCATCTCGGGGCTCTCGGCGGCCTACCTGATCGTGATCGATCTGGGTCGACCGGACCGCGTACTCAACATTCTGACTGCGTGGTTCGTCACCGTCCAGTACTCGCCGCTGGCGTGGGACGTGACGTTCGTCACTGCGCTGTTGGTGATGACCTCGACGATGCTCATCCTCTCGTTGCGTCGTGATTTCAGCGAGATGGACCGCGACAGCCTCCCGGTTTACACCGCCCTCATCGGTGAGGTGCTGACAGCCGGTTACCGCCCGGCCGAACGCGAAAAGCTCGATTCGATGCTTCGCTGGCTCGGATTGGCGCTGTTGATTCTCGCCTTCACAGGCGGGATGGTGCCCGGCTGGCTGCTTGGCGTCGTCGGCGCGCAGGCTGGCTGGTACGGCGGCATCGCTGGGGTGTCGTTCCTCGCCGGCGGGCTGTTGAGCGGCGTTGCGGTCATCGCCCTCATCGCCGGTGTCATGCGCTACGTCTACGATTGGGAAACAGTGCTGCCGACCGACGTCCTCATCGGGCTCGGAAAGGCACTCACACTGTTCGGGTTCGTCTACCTCGTGATCCTGTTCAACGAGCTCCTCCCGAGCATCTTCCCGATGGCCCCGCTTGCGGAATCGCGTGTCGGGGAGGCAATGTTATACGGCCACTTTGCGGCCGACTTCTGGCTCGCAATGGCGGCCATTGCGATTCCGGTCGTCGCGCTAGCGGTGTTCCGCGAGCGGATGCTCATCAGCGGAACCGGGCTAGCAGTCGCAAGCGTCATCATGCTCTGGGGGGTGTTCGTCAAAAAGCAGCTGACGGTCATTGAACCGCTCATGTACCCCTCGGGGCTCCCGTACGAGGTCGGCAGCTACGTCCCCACGCTCGTCGAGTGGGTGATCACGATTGGGGCGATCCTGATCGCAATCCTGTTGTTCGTGATCGCAACAAAGATCTTGCCGATGGGTGGCCCAACAGGTGGCCAACAGTCGACAACGGAGGTGAACGAACAATGA
- a CDS encoding 4Fe-4S ferredoxin N-terminal domain-containing protein: MSTSDPPDDIESEAWEQWATDVVEGTGFDADLGVGLARDAQRVARGEMSETEYQAKYHDDVLEEFGVDDRPTAPEPQAADGSPLPGVPGTGNGERSRRSVMKTAGAVGLGALGLSAVQQSTRSAATQTGDDESASDVQMGMAINTDRCIACLQCMDACNEENGNPAESLWMAVLRYEEDDYTDNEEYLTRPCQHCSDAPCETACPTNARYTREKDGIVLTDYDQCTGCRYCEVACPYGVNYLEWAEPDEANSFEGDTQVGDRTAAGSAPQGTMGKCTFCAHRQDSDDEALQGTTACEDVCPVDAIHFGDMNDESSAPRQHLANDIDGQPTYKLLEEKGTEPNIVYVGNEPSATATQVDGPTGEDEFDLVRERHGRNEIDLGSNEDDD, encoded by the coding sequence ATGAGCACATCAGATCCCCCAGACGATATCGAGAGTGAAGCCTGGGAGCAGTGGGCGACAGATGTCGTCGAGGGCACCGGATTCGATGCGGACCTCGGCGTTGGCCTCGCCCGTGACGCCCAGCGTGTCGCCAGAGGCGAGATGAGCGAAACCGAATACCAGGCCAAATACCACGACGACGTTCTCGAGGAGTTCGGTGTCGACGACCGGCCAACGGCACCGGAGCCACAAGCCGCCGACGGCTCGCCACTGCCCGGCGTGCCCGGCACTGGCAACGGCGAGCGATCCCGACGCTCCGTGATGAAAACGGCCGGTGCAGTTGGACTGGGTGCACTCGGACTGAGCGCAGTCCAGCAGTCGACCCGATCCGCCGCCACCCAGACCGGTGATGACGAGTCGGCGTCGGACGTCCAGATGGGGATGGCGATCAACACCGATCGCTGTATCGCCTGTCTGCAGTGTATGGACGCCTGTAACGAGGAAAACGGTAACCCTGCGGAGTCGCTGTGGATGGCCGTCCTCCGGTACGAGGAAGACGACTACACCGACAACGAGGAGTACCTCACTCGCCCCTGCCAGCACTGTTCGGACGCCCCGTGTGAAACGGCCTGTCCGACCAACGCGCGCTACACCCGCGAGAAAGACGGGATCGTGCTCACCGATTACGACCAGTGTACCGGCTGTCGGTACTGTGAAGTGGCCTGTCCGTACGGCGTCAACTACCTCGAGTGGGCCGAACCCGACGAGGCCAACAGCTTCGAGGGGGACACCCAGGTCGGCGATCGGACCGCCGCCGGCTCGGCCCCACAGGGGACGATGGGCAAATGTACGTTCTGTGCCCACCGCCAGGACAGCGACGACGAGGCGCTCCAGGGGACGACCGCCTGTGAGGATGTCTGTCCGGTGGATGCCATCCACTTCGGCGACATGAACGACGAATCGAGCGCGCCACGACAGCACCTGGCCAACGACATCGACGGCCAGCCGACCTACAAACTGCTCGAGGAGAAGGGAACGGAACCGAACATCGTGTACGTCGGCAACGAGCCCTCGGCGACGGCAACGCAGGTAGACGGGCCGACCGGCGAAGACGAGTTCGACCTCGTACGTGAACGACACGGACGAAACGAGATCGACCTCGGCAGCAACGAGGATGATGACTGA
- a CDS encoding ethylbenzene dehydrogenase-related protein: protein MANDSDEALPLDDEEVAEIEEELNGTFTMPRGSSETHRRRLLGAIAGAGTVAVAGCLGLFQEPDGREETDDPGADDDEPADDDDEITERPDYTEIDTMMPDWVMKDLVIPLDTQIAYNDEQIFFNFTWEWDVPNGWFHDLFVYEDDEWVRYGEPNPGVADPDYGVGDIFSGFTEDRLSFMIDDGSVEGFENFGGWLTIHEGTRTLPGAVEGEEVEDHPHHGDILENDDVRKYIPQSRNGEWWENDWDDVKDQEELDEMLENGEFLDMPMLRAARGAPGGYATTHCILDHRHGAMDEPSTRIRDSQDIVDGNPEFMFDPEVVDGGTLDLDEIYEGNVPQTDTHGLIEGENMVPFDEDEADVYEGAVIPRRYNRPDAVEGPGAIWQVDATYENGTWTMEMWRDLSVDFLGEKEFEPGEVYDFSPAVHGGGAQRWHWVGYPYKLGLGVEPEDPVHEDAGLVAQEVDGRPDWDEVETYTIPLMYPGQTDWTWLVSDEHPRVDEIRNNEINIWEYHDEDPEAFAQRMIDLEEAMAARK from the coding sequence ATGGCTAACGATAGCGACGAAGCGCTACCACTCGACGACGAGGAGGTAGCCGAAATCGAGGAGGAGCTAAACGGGACATTCACTATGCCCCGCGGCAGTTCCGAGACGCATCGCCGACGCCTGCTCGGCGCGATTGCCGGCGCTGGGACGGTCGCCGTGGCTGGCTGTCTGGGACTGTTCCAGGAGCCGGATGGTCGAGAAGAGACCGACGATCCCGGAGCTGACGATGACGAGCCCGCGGACGACGATGATGAGATAACCGAACGACCGGATTATACCGAAATCGATACGATGATGCCGGACTGGGTAATGAAGGATCTCGTCATCCCGCTCGATACCCAGATCGCGTACAACGACGAGCAGATCTTTTTCAATTTCACGTGGGAGTGGGACGTGCCAAACGGTTGGTTCCATGATCTATTCGTCTACGAAGATGATGAGTGGGTTCGATACGGCGAGCCAAATCCTGGAGTCGCAGACCCCGATTACGGAGTCGGTGATATCTTCAGCGGCTTCACTGAAGATCGGCTCTCGTTTATGATCGACGACGGGAGCGTCGAAGGGTTCGAAAATTTCGGTGGATGGCTAACTATTCACGAAGGGACGCGGACATTGCCCGGTGCAGTCGAGGGTGAAGAAGTCGAAGATCACCCACACCACGGCGACATTCTCGAAAACGACGACGTTCGCAAGTACATTCCACAGTCTCGAAACGGTGAGTGGTGGGAAAACGACTGGGACGACGTCAAAGATCAAGAAGAACTCGACGAGATGCTGGAAAACGGCGAGTTCCTCGATATGCCGATGTTGCGAGCAGCCCGAGGTGCCCCTGGTGGGTACGCAACGACCCACTGCATTCTCGATCACCGACACGGTGCGATGGACGAACCATCGACGCGGATTCGTGACAGCCAAGATATCGTCGACGGCAACCCGGAGTTCATGTTTGACCCTGAGGTGGTCGACGGTGGAACACTTGATCTCGATGAAATCTATGAGGGCAACGTTCCGCAAACCGACACACACGGGCTTATTGAAGGCGAAAACATGGTTCCATTCGACGAGGATGAAGCCGATGTCTATGAGGGCGCCGTGATCCCACGTCGGTACAACCGCCCGGATGCGGTCGAAGGCCCTGGTGCAATCTGGCAGGTAGATGCGACGTATGAAAACGGCACGTGGACCATGGAGATGTGGCGGGATCTATCGGTTGATTTCCTCGGCGAAAAAGAGTTCGAACCAGGCGAAGTGTATGATTTCTCCCCAGCAGTCCACGGCGGCGGCGCTCAACGATGGCACTGGGTTGGGTATCCATACAAACTCGGCCTCGGCGTTGAACCAGAAGACCCTGTCCACGAGGATGCAGGTCTCGTCGCCCAAGAGGTCGACGGCCGACCTGACTGGGATGAAGTCGAGACGTATACCATTCCGCTGATGTATCCCGGACAGACCGACTGGACATGGCTCGTGAGCGATGAACACCCTCGCGTCGACGAAATTCGCAACAACGAGATCAACATCTGGGAGTACCACGACGAAGACCCCGAGGCGTTCGCCCAGCGGATGATCGACCTCGAGGAAGCGATGGCCGCCCGGAAGTAA
- a CDS encoding efflux RND transporter permease subunit yields MTPPTAGDRAQPTRVSVLFERRRRLLLALLVVVTIVVGSGLVFGSGGGFEVATFGVTSPEHQALESSSDRFDRETRPVSQVVIRSESTDTASKPVLLETLRLQQELRTDPTVNETLVESQPTVGVGNAVALASDPRMAFGDETDAETKYRTLEGRTDEQVEAALGVALRSDDLSPPGQPPVSALLPRGYEAGEHADAQLIVVVHDSEATDTELLAAQQAIESTTESHMEAFDVDSFVFSEQLVFDRSGQATAESMLLVGPLIVLVVVGLLALSYRDPLDVVLGCMGIGIVFVWLGGSMAWLGQSFNQLLIAVPCLLVGLGVDYALHVVMRYRESRSAHPEWPSEMAMAAGITGVVIALGTTTLTTATGFVVGVVSPIEILRVFGLAAAIGIGSSFVVFALFIPALRIEIETLLGRSERPAQPPATVGSLANIRRLLNAVGSVGIRQPLLIVGVAMLVATGGMMGVTAVETSTDRTEFLPEEGAAWMEPLPEALQPESAGVREHAQFLETTFEPSSDRQVEILIEGNVTADSVGPTLDGAHEQAADQPTTVRSPTDEPRIETPLTTIERVAAGNETVATLSNESDSTGDGVPDQNLTALFDAAYAADEAAASETIHRTDQGEYDAVRLTIVVDDTADAADVHADAESTAALVDSDPNLRATPTGEPVIEAVEQRAILETVLTTFVLALAVITVLLVGVFRLRHRSWVLGLVAIMPVLLAIAWLFGTLSLLSIPFNAETALIVAIAIGLGTDYTVHLTERFATERREHGRRRALHLAITETGGAVLASGLTTIAGFGLLMLTVIPSLQRFGFVTAVVTSYALLATLVVLPALLTLWDRHWR; encoded by the coding sequence ATGACACCGCCAACTGCAGGTGACCGGGCCCAACCCACGCGGGTCTCCGTGCTGTTCGAGCGGCGACGCCGACTGCTACTGGCGCTGTTAGTTGTCGTAACCATCGTCGTCGGTAGTGGTCTCGTGTTCGGCTCGGGGGGCGGCTTTGAGGTTGCAACGTTCGGGGTTACGTCCCCGGAACACCAGGCACTCGAGTCGAGCAGTGACCGGTTCGACCGGGAGACACGGCCAGTCTCACAGGTCGTTATTCGGTCCGAGTCGACCGATACAGCCTCGAAACCAGTGCTGTTGGAGACGCTCAGACTCCAACAGGAACTCCGCACAGACCCGACTGTGAACGAGACACTCGTAGAGAGCCAACCGACAGTCGGAGTTGGGAATGCGGTCGCGCTGGCGTCGGATCCGCGGATGGCGTTCGGTGATGAAACAGACGCTGAAACGAAGTATCGAACGCTCGAGGGACGTACCGACGAGCAGGTCGAAGCCGCACTCGGGGTCGCCCTCAGAAGCGACGATCTGTCGCCGCCCGGTCAGCCACCAGTATCCGCACTGCTCCCGCGGGGGTACGAGGCCGGCGAGCACGCCGACGCGCAACTGATCGTCGTGGTTCACGACAGCGAAGCAACCGACACGGAGTTGCTGGCAGCCCAACAGGCGATCGAATCGACCACGGAATCGCACATGGAGGCGTTCGACGTCGACTCATTCGTATTCAGCGAGCAGCTTGTTTTCGATCGGAGCGGCCAGGCGACCGCGGAGAGCATGCTGCTTGTCGGCCCACTGATCGTGCTCGTCGTGGTCGGCCTGTTGGCGTTGAGCTACCGGGATCCACTCGATGTGGTCCTGGGGTGTATGGGAATCGGCATCGTCTTCGTCTGGTTGGGCGGTTCGATGGCCTGGCTCGGGCAGTCGTTCAACCAGTTGTTGATAGCCGTCCCGTGTCTGTTGGTCGGACTGGGCGTCGATTACGCGCTCCACGTGGTGATGCGATACCGGGAGTCCCGATCGGCCCACCCGGAGTGGCCTTCCGAGATGGCAATGGCTGCCGGGATCACCGGCGTGGTAATCGCGCTCGGAACGACGACACTGACGACTGCGACCGGATTTGTAGTGGGCGTTGTCAGCCCAATCGAGATCCTGCGCGTGTTCGGGCTGGCTGCGGCTATCGGCATCGGATCGTCGTTTGTCGTGTTTGCGCTGTTTATTCCGGCACTCAGAATCGAAATCGAGACGCTACTCGGTCGGTCCGAGCGGCCGGCACAGCCGCCAGCCACCGTTGGCTCACTCGCCAATATTCGTCGGCTGCTCAACGCTGTCGGGTCCGTTGGAATTCGGCAACCGCTGCTCATCGTTGGGGTGGCAATGCTGGTGGCAACCGGCGGCATGATGGGTGTAACTGCCGTCGAGACGTCGACCGACCGAACCGAGTTCTTACCCGAAGAAGGGGCCGCCTGGATGGAACCGCTTCCGGAGGCACTCCAGCCGGAATCCGCCGGGGTCAGGGAGCACGCACAGTTTTTGGAGACGACGTTCGAGCCGTCGTCGGATCGGCAGGTCGAGATACTGATCGAGGGGAATGTCACAGCCGACTCCGTCGGTCCGACACTCGACGGGGCACACGAGCAGGCAGCCGACCAGCCCACAACCGTCCGATCACCCACGGACGAACCGCGAATCGAGACGCCGCTCACGACTATCGAGCGAGTCGCCGCCGGCAACGAAACCGTCGCCACCCTGTCCAACGAAAGCGACAGCACGGGTGATGGTGTGCCCGATCAGAACCTGACGGCCCTGTTCGACGCCGCCTACGCCGCTGACGAAGCCGCGGCGAGCGAAACGATCCACCGCACCGACCAGGGCGAGTACGATGCCGTTCGGCTGACCATCGTGGTGGACGACACTGCCGACGCTGCCGACGTCCATGCTGACGCCGAGTCCACGGCAGCACTCGTCGATTCGGACCCGAATCTTCGGGCCACGCCGACCGGCGAACCAGTGATCGAGGCCGTCGAACAGCGGGCGATCCTCGAGACCGTGCTCACCACGTTCGTGCTCGCACTTGCGGTAATTACCGTGCTACTGGTCGGCGTGTTCCGCCTCCGCCACCGCTCGTGGGTGCTTGGACTGGTGGCGATCATGCCGGTGCTGTTGGCCATCGCGTGGCTCTTTGGGACGCTCTCGTTGCTGTCGATCCCGTTCAATGCCGAGACTGCACTCATCGTTGCCATCGCAATCGGGTTGGGAACCGACTATACGGTTCATCTCACCGAGCGGTTCGCGACCGAACGCCGGGAGCATGGCCGTCGCCGGGCACTGCACTTGGCAATCACCGAAACGGGTGGGGCCGTGCTCGCCAGCGGGCTGACGACGATCGCTGGCTTCGGGTTACTCATGTTGACGGTCATCCCCTCGTTACAACGGTTCGGCTTCGTGACTGCAGTCGTGACCAGCTATGCACTCCTCGCGACGCTCGTCGTGCTTCCAGCGCTGTTAACGCTCTGGGATCGACACTGGCGGTGA
- a CDS encoding helix-turn-helix domain-containing protein, which translates to MGDMSDDQPSRAVETHRLYAEFEITPADSVSCPIDDLDGSVESINQQLVGDDCHTDTTVQNDDETDIVHSKKALDASCHCPVFVEFDCIPHITEYGADSLIVETYLPNRERLTALIDGLKHATAGVSLRRLTRIDGDGTERSNKVVLELYDLTDKQREAAANAVAAGYYETPREATVGELAAAAGISKSAMSQRLSAVESKLAVSAFR; encoded by the coding sequence ATGGGCGATATGAGTGATGACCAGCCGAGTAGAGCGGTCGAAACTCATCGGCTATACGCCGAATTCGAGATCACTCCTGCAGACTCGGTGAGTTGCCCAATCGACGACCTCGATGGCAGCGTCGAATCCATCAACCAACAGTTGGTTGGTGACGATTGTCATACGGACACGACCGTCCAGAACGACGACGAAACCGATATCGTTCACTCGAAGAAGGCACTCGATGCGAGCTGTCACTGTCCGGTGTTCGTCGAGTTCGACTGTATCCCCCATATTACCGAGTACGGTGCCGATTCCCTCATTGTCGAGACCTATCTCCCCAACCGAGAGCGACTCACCGCACTGATCGATGGCCTCAAACACGCGACTGCGGGTGTCTCACTGCGTCGACTCACCCGCATCGACGGCGACGGAACCGAACGGTCGAACAAAGTTGTTCTCGAGCTGTATGACTTAACTGACAAACAACGTGAAGCCGCGGCCAACGCCGTCGCCGCTGGCTACTACGAAACGCCTCGGGAGGCAACCGTGGGTGAACTCGCGGCTGCGGCTGGAATCTCGAAATCGGCCATGTCACAGCGCCTTTCTGCTGTCGAATCGAAACTCGCTGTCTCGGCATTTCGGTGA
- a CDS encoding carboxypeptidase M32: MATGQETEADLEAYDELETRIERIANVGNAAGILRWDQEVIMPEGGTPARAKQLSTLSSLSHELLTDERTGELLDELEAADLEGEQAAVVREVRRQYDRATSVPQDLVEEISETTSNAHPTWMEAREADDFSIFEPTLEKLVELKREYATHVDPDADPYAVLFAEYEPYLDLETAERVLERLRDELVPLIEAIDESDAEIETDAFAGEFDDDDQEALARDVLDSLGYDWDRGRLDTAPHPFSSGTQFDARVTTRFDESDLLGSITSTIHEFGHANYTLGLPDEGYGTPLGEARDLTVHESQSRLWENHVGRSRPFWEHFLPIARERFPELEDVTAEEAYQSANQVYDDNLIRVEADELTYHLHIVVRFEIERDLIAGDLEVSDVPEAWNDKYEEYLGVRPETDAEGCLQDIHWSHGSFGYFPTYSLGSVLAAQFYAAAEAELGDLEERTRAGEFEDLNSWLREAIHAHGKRYTTPELVEHATGEAYTAEYFIDYATTKYGELYDLEAY; encoded by the coding sequence ATGGCAACTGGACAGGAAACCGAGGCCGATCTCGAGGCCTACGACGAACTCGAGACGCGGATCGAACGCATCGCGAACGTGGGTAACGCCGCCGGCATCCTCCGCTGGGACCAGGAGGTCATCATGCCCGAGGGTGGGACGCCCGCCCGGGCGAAACAGCTCTCGACACTCTCCTCGCTCAGCCACGAACTGCTGACCGACGAACGGACGGGTGAACTGCTCGACGAACTCGAGGCGGCCGACCTCGAGGGCGAACAGGCCGCCGTCGTCCGCGAAGTTCGTCGCCAGTACGACCGCGCAACGAGCGTCCCTCAGGACCTCGTCGAGGAGATCTCGGAGACGACCTCGAACGCCCACCCGACCTGGATGGAGGCCCGCGAGGCGGACGACTTCTCGATCTTCGAGCCCACCCTCGAGAAACTGGTCGAGCTCAAGCGCGAGTACGCAACCCACGTCGACCCCGACGCCGACCCCTACGCGGTCCTCTTTGCGGAGTACGAACCCTACCTCGACCTCGAGACGGCCGAGCGCGTCCTCGAGCGACTGCGCGACGAACTCGTCCCCCTGATCGAGGCCATCGACGAGAGCGACGCGGAGATCGAGACGGACGCCTTCGCCGGCGAGTTCGACGACGACGACCAGGAGGCACTCGCCCGCGACGTCCTCGACTCGCTGGGCTACGACTGGGATCGCGGCCGTCTCGACACCGCGCCCCATCCGTTCTCCTCTGGCACGCAGTTCGACGCCCGGGTGACCACCCGCTTCGACGAGTCCGATCTGCTGGGGTCGATCACCTCGACCATCCACGAGTTCGGCCACGCGAACTACACCCTCGGCCTCCCAGACGAGGGCTACGGCACCCCGCTGGGTGAGGCCCGAGACCTGACGGTACACGAATCCCAATCGCGGCTCTGGGAGAACCACGTCGGCCGGTCCCGACCCTTCTGGGAGCACTTCTTGCCCATCGCTCGCGAGCGATTCCCCGAACTCGAGGACGTGACAGCCGAGGAGGCCTACCAGTCGGCCAATCAGGTGTACGACGACAACCTGATTCGCGTCGAGGCGGACGAACTCACCTACCACCTCCACATCGTCGTTCGGTTCGAGATCGAACGGGACCTCATCGCGGGCGACCTCGAGGTGTCGGACGTTCCCGAAGCCTGGAACGACAAGTACGAGGAGTACCTGGGCGTTCGCCCCGAAACCGACGCTGAGGGCTGTCTGCAGGACATTCACTGGTCCCACGGCTCTTTCGGCTACTTCCCGACGTACTCGCTCGGCTCGGTACTGGCGGCACAATTCTACGCGGCCGCCGAGGCCGAACTTGGCGACCTCGAGGAACGCACTCGAGCCGGCGAGTTCGAGGATCTGAATAGCTGGCTGCGCGAGGCGATTCACGCCCACGGCAAACGCTACACGACGCCCGAACTGGTCGAACACGCCACCGGTGAAGCCTATACGGCCGAGTACTTCATCGACTACGCGACAACGAAATACGGCGAGCTGTACGACCTCGAGGCGTACTGA
- a CDS encoding carboxypeptidase M32, whose protein sequence is MATVDEAATDVPDAYERLIERSEKLTNVRMASMVLGWDQRVMMPEGGTPARAGQLSTLSSMAHELLVDDDVGAWLETLETGGVGGPETASSHELTDEQAAVVRELRHEYSRAVDVPAELVERLTAHQTQTQQTWQEAKAADDFSQFAPALEELIDLHRERAAAIDPAENPYRVLYEDSQPYLPLETVERIFDELRDHLVPLITEIQEHGRDLPTPFSGHTYDEETQMELSEAALDVLGYDRAHGRLDTAPHPFMSGNQFDARITTRFREDDPLDALTATIHEFGHATYQLGLRKDQYGTPLGASRSSGVHESQSRFWENHVGRTKAFWELFLPTVKTHFPHLEDVTVEEAYAAANRIYPDNRIRVEADELTYHLHIILRCEIDRAFVEGDLEVSEIPQVWNDKMESYLGVRPETDTDGCLQDTHWSYGFAGFQGYTVGSVLAAQLDAAMREDLDADVDDLIREGEFDPLREWMTENVHRHGQRYPTEELIEVATGEPLTAKYFLEYVDEKFTDLYSL, encoded by the coding sequence ATGGCAACTGTTGACGAGGCTGCCACTGACGTTCCGGACGCTTACGAGCGGCTGATCGAGCGGTCGGAGAAGCTGACGAACGTCCGGATGGCGTCGATGGTACTGGGGTGGGACCAGCGCGTGATGATGCCCGAAGGGGGAACGCCGGCTCGAGCCGGTCAGCTATCGACGTTATCGTCGATGGCCCACGAACTGTTGGTCGACGACGACGTCGGTGCGTGGCTCGAGACACTCGAGACGGGTGGTGTCGGGGGGCCGGAAACGGCTTCTAGCCACGAACTGACCGACGAACAGGCGGCGGTCGTCAGGGAGCTTCGTCACGAGTACTCCCGGGCAGTCGACGTTCCAGCCGAACTGGTCGAACGGCTGACGGCCCACCAGACCCAGACCCAACAGACCTGGCAGGAAGCGAAAGCGGCCGACGATTTCTCGCAATTTGCCCCGGCGCTCGAGGAACTGATCGACCTCCATCGCGAACGGGCGGCCGCCATCGACCCGGCCGAGAACCCCTATCGCGTGCTGTACGAGGACAGCCAGCCGTATCTGCCTCTCGAGACGGTCGAACGAATTTTCGACGAGTTGCGCGACCATCTGGTGCCGCTCATTACCGAAATTCAGGAACACGGCCGCGACCTCCCGACCCCGTTTTCGGGCCACACCTACGACGAGGAAACGCAGATGGAGCTCTCGGAGGCCGCACTCGACGTGCTTGGATACGACCGAGCACACGGCCGTCTCGATACGGCTCCCCATCCGTTCATGTCGGGCAACCAGTTCGACGCCCGGATCACGACGCGGTTCAGGGAGGACGACCCGCTGGATGCGCTCACGGCCACCATTCACGAGTTCGGCCACGCCACCTACCAGCTCGGCCTCCGAAAAGACCAGTACGGCACGCCACTCGGAGCCTCTCGCTCCTCTGGAGTCCACGAGTCCCAGTCGCGCTTCTGGGAGAATCACGTCGGCCGAACGAAGGCGTTCTGGGAACTGTTCTTACCGACGGTCAAAACACACTTCCCCCACCTCGAGGACGTGACCGTCGAGGAGGCGTACGCGGCGGCCAACCGGATCTACCCCGACAACCGCATTCGAGTCGAGGCGGACGAACTCACCTACCACCTCCACATTATCCTCCGGTGTGAGATCGACCGGGCGTTCGTCGAAGGCGACCTCGAGGTTTCGGAGATTCCGCAGGTGTGGAACGACAAGATGGAGTCCTACCTCGGCGTCCGCCCGGAGACGGACACCGACGGCTGTCTACAGGACACCCACTGGTCGTACGGTTTCGCCGGGTTCCAGGGGTACACCGTCGGCAGCGTACTCGCGGCCCAACTCGATGCGGCGATGCGTGAGGATCTCGACGCCGACGTGGACGACCTCATCCGCGAAGGCGAGTTCGACCCGCTTCGCGAGTGGATGACCGAGAACGTCCACCGTCACGGCCAGCGCTATCCAACCGAGGAACTGATCGAAGTTGCGACGGGCGAACCGCTGACTGCGAAGTACTTCCTCGAGTACGTCGACGAGAAGTTTACCGACCTGTACAGCCTCTAG
- a CDS encoding winged helix-turn-helix transcriptional regulator: MVETDGEEITDLPPSAKLVFKVLEYDGPLTQKQIVEESMLSARTVRYALERLNDIGIVDEDIYFADARQSLYRIREPVAADGGKGGNKDACCAE; the protein is encoded by the coding sequence ATGGTAGAGACTGACGGGGAAGAAATCACTGACTTGCCCCCAAGCGCGAAACTCGTCTTCAAGGTACTCGAGTACGACGGCCCGCTCACCCAGAAACAGATCGTCGAAGAATCCATGCTCTCGGCCCGAACGGTCCGATACGCCCTCGAGCGACTGAACGACATCGGCATCGTCGACGAAGACATCTACTTCGCTGACGCGCGCCAGAGCCTGTATCGCATCCGAGAACCGGTTGCTGCAGACGGCGGAAAGGGCGGGAACAAAGACGCCTGCTGTGCGGAGTGA